From the genome of Streptacidiphilus rugosus AM-16, one region includes:
- the ligD gene encoding non-homologous end-joining DNA ligase, producing the protein MELQVGGRAVRLSNPSKVYFPDAGYTKLDVARYFEAVAEGALRAVRNRPTTLQRFVDGIGGEAFYQKRVPRDLPDWIPSARITFPSGRPADEMCPTETAAVLWAVNRGTLTFHPWPVRSTDPDHPDELRIDLDPQPGTDFTDAARAALELRKILTELGLTGWPKTSGGRGLHVFVPILPNWDFVQVRHAVIAIGRELERRMPDRVTTAWWKEERGAKIFVDFNQTARDRTIAAAYSIRPFPHAPVSAPLHWDEVPEVRPKQFDITTMPNRYAEFGDVHAEMDAERHDLTAALALWEQDVEERGLGDMPYPPEYPKMPGEPKRVQPSRARHDPEEADAEHQG; encoded by the coding sequence ATGGAGCTGCAGGTCGGCGGGCGCGCGGTGCGCCTCAGCAATCCGAGCAAGGTCTACTTCCCGGACGCCGGCTACACCAAGCTGGACGTGGCCCGCTACTTCGAGGCCGTGGCCGAGGGCGCGCTGCGCGCGGTACGGAACCGGCCGACCACGCTGCAGCGCTTCGTGGACGGCATCGGCGGCGAGGCGTTCTACCAGAAGCGCGTCCCGCGCGACCTCCCCGACTGGATCCCGAGCGCCCGGATCACCTTCCCCAGCGGCCGGCCGGCGGACGAGATGTGCCCGACGGAGACCGCCGCCGTCCTGTGGGCGGTGAACCGCGGCACCCTCACCTTCCACCCCTGGCCCGTCCGCAGCACGGACCCCGACCACCCGGACGAGCTGCGCATCGACCTCGACCCGCAGCCGGGCACCGACTTCACCGACGCCGCGCGCGCCGCGCTGGAGCTGCGGAAGATCCTGACCGAGCTGGGACTGACCGGCTGGCCCAAGACCTCCGGCGGCCGCGGCCTGCACGTCTTCGTCCCCATCCTGCCGAACTGGGACTTCGTCCAGGTCCGCCACGCCGTCATCGCGATCGGCCGCGAGCTCGAACGTCGCATGCCCGACAGGGTCACCACCGCCTGGTGGAAGGAGGAGCGCGGCGCCAAGATCTTCGTCGACTTCAACCAGACGGCCCGCGACCGGACCATCGCCGCGGCCTACTCCATCCGCCCCTTCCCCCACGCGCCCGTCTCCGCGCCGCTCCACTGGGACGAGGTTCCCGAGGTGCGGCCCAAGCAGTTCGACATCACCACCATGCCGAACCGCTACGCCGAGTTCGGCGACGTGCACGCGGAGATGGACGCCGAGCGCCACGACCTCACCGCCGCACTGGCGCTGTGGGAGCAGGACGTCGAGGAGCGCGGTCTGGGCGACATGCCGTATCCCCCGGAGTACCCGAAGATGCCGGGCGAGCCCAAGCGGGTCCAACCCAGCCGCGCCCGCCACGACCCGGAAGAGGCCGACGCCGAGCACCAGGGCTGA
- a CDS encoding DUF1206 domain-containing protein: MSGAVAGRSARRGTTCVPVTCGGPRGIPHAGSDRGRTARASTRASAASEPDRRDAVRAVGRIGFVTRGVLYVLIGALAVAVAFGKGGSQVDRQGALHRIAVEPSGRVLLRALAVGFGCMALWWAWLAVHGEPGRRSVGDRLVDAAPAVFYAFVCWGTAAFPAGSSGGSNVDADVAKNLPDFREELGPPLSTTHPSPRAVPRLWHGTARTHNHPTTALTGSASACSGSLSRRSSRPSV, translated from the coding sequence GTGAGCGGGGCGGTCGCGGGCAGAAGCGCCCGCAGGGGTACGACGTGCGTACCCGTCACCTGTGGAGGTCCTCGTGGCATCCCCCACGCCGGCAGCGACCGCGGCAGGACAGCGCGCGCCTCGACGAGGGCGTCGGCGGCCTCGGAACCGGACCGGCGCGACGCCGTCCGGGCAGTCGGCCGGATCGGATTCGTCACCCGAGGCGTGCTCTACGTCCTGATCGGGGCGCTTGCCGTCGCCGTCGCGTTCGGGAAGGGCGGCAGCCAGGTCGACCGGCAGGGCGCGCTGCACCGGATCGCGGTGGAACCGTCCGGGCGGGTGCTGCTCCGGGCGCTCGCCGTCGGGTTCGGCTGCATGGCGCTGTGGTGGGCCTGGCTGGCGGTGCACGGCGAGCCGGGCCGCAGGAGCGTCGGCGACCGGTTGGTCGACGCGGCCCCCGCGGTCTTCTACGCCTTCGTCTGCTGGGGAACCGCGGCGTTCCCCGCAGGCAGCAGCGGCGGCTCCAACGTCGACGCCGACGTCGCCAAGAACCTCCCCGACTTCCGCGAGGAGCTCGGGCCACCACTCTCCACCACCCACCCCAGCCCCCGAGCGGTTCCGCGCCTATGGCACGGAACCGCTCGGACGCACAACCACCCCACCACGGCCCTGACGGGCTCGGCAAGCGCATGCTCGGGGTCGCTGTCGCGCAGGTCGAGCAGGCCGTCGGTATAG
- a CDS encoding acyl-CoA dehydrogenase family protein, whose protein sequence is MDFGFDKRTEELREALLDFMDGHVRPAEAVFDEQLAQLDDRWAWDSVPVLGELRAEARRRGLWNLFLPGEEGAGLTNLQYAALAEISGRSIRLAPAAMNCAAPDTGNMEVLSLVGTEEQKTQWLEPLLSAEIRSSFAMTEPAVASSDATNIETAIVRDGDDYVLNGRKWWITGAMNPNAKIFIVMGKTDPTADRHRQQSMILVERDTPGLTIHRGMTVLGYDDHDHGGHAELSFDDVRVPASNLLGGEGDGFAVAQARLGPGRIHHCMRAIGLAERAIELMCARADERIAFGKPLAEQGVIRDWIAESRVRIEQLRLLVLKTAWLMDTVGNKGAHTEIQAIKIATPATVEWILDKAIQTHGAGGLSQDFPLAQMIAGIRTLRFADGPDEVHKNALARTELRRQAAARAGR, encoded by the coding sequence ATGGATTTCGGGTTCGACAAGAGGACCGAGGAGCTGCGCGAGGCGCTGCTCGACTTCATGGACGGTCATGTCCGCCCGGCGGAGGCCGTCTTCGACGAGCAGTTGGCGCAGCTGGACGACCGCTGGGCGTGGGACTCCGTGCCCGTGCTCGGTGAGCTGCGGGCCGAGGCGCGCAGGCGCGGGCTGTGGAACCTGTTCCTCCCGGGTGAGGAGGGCGCGGGGCTGACCAACCTGCAGTACGCGGCGCTGGCGGAGATCTCCGGCCGCAGCATCCGGCTCGCGCCGGCCGCGATGAACTGCGCGGCCCCGGACACCGGGAACATGGAGGTGCTGTCGCTGGTCGGCACCGAGGAGCAGAAGACGCAGTGGCTGGAACCGCTGCTCTCCGCCGAGATCCGCTCCTCCTTCGCGATGACCGAGCCGGCGGTGGCCTCCTCGGACGCCACCAACATCGAGACCGCCATCGTGCGCGACGGGGACGACTACGTCCTCAACGGCCGCAAGTGGTGGATCACCGGGGCGATGAACCCGAACGCGAAGATCTTCATCGTGATGGGCAAGACCGACCCGACCGCGGACCGGCACCGTCAGCAGTCGATGATCCTGGTCGAACGCGACACCCCCGGCCTCACGATCCACCGCGGCATGACGGTCCTCGGCTACGACGACCACGACCACGGCGGCCACGCCGAACTGTCCTTCGACGACGTGCGGGTGCCCGCGTCGAACCTGCTGGGCGGTGAAGGGGACGGGTTCGCCGTCGCGCAGGCGCGGCTCGGGCCGGGGCGGATCCACCACTGCATGCGCGCGATCGGCCTCGCCGAGCGGGCCATCGAGCTGATGTGCGCCCGCGCCGACGAGCGGATCGCGTTCGGCAAGCCGCTCGCCGAGCAGGGCGTGATCCGCGACTGGATCGCCGAGTCCAGGGTGCGGATCGAGCAGCTGCGGCTGCTGGTGCTGAAGACCGCGTGGCTGATGGACACCGTCGGCAACAAGGGCGCGCACACCGAGATCCAGGCCATCAAGATCGCCACCCCGGCGACCGTGGAGTGGATCCTGGACAAGGCGATCCAGACCCACGGCGCGGGCGGGCTGTCGCAGGACTTCCCGCTGGCCCAGATGATCGCCGGGATCCGCACGCTCCGCTTCGCCGACGGACCGGACGAGGTCCACAAGAACGCCCTGGCCCGCACGGAGCTCCGCCGCCAGGCGGCGGCGCGCGCAGGTCGCTGA
- a CDS encoding SDR family oxidoreductase → MQGNGAPVVSTRFAGRTAIVTGASRGIGLGIAERLVAEGAKVVITARTKDALDAAVEHLGGAAHALGVAGKADDVEHQADTVRQAMERFGSVDLLVNNTGINPTYGPAVEMDLNAARKIVEVNCIAALSWVQHVHRAWMGEHGGAIVNVSSLSSVRTAPGIGFYGATKAMLNSLTDLLAVELGPDIRVNGVAPAVVKTKFAAKLYEGREDEAARAYPLKRLGEPEDIGSVVAFLLSDDAAWLTGQTVVVDGGVSLTAGGE, encoded by the coding sequence ATGCAGGGGAACGGAGCGCCCGTCGTGAGCACCCGCTTCGCGGGAAGGACCGCGATCGTCACCGGCGCCAGCCGGGGCATCGGCCTGGGCATCGCCGAACGCCTGGTCGCCGAAGGGGCGAAGGTCGTGATCACCGCCCGCACCAAGGACGCGCTCGACGCGGCCGTCGAGCACCTCGGCGGCGCGGCGCACGCGCTGGGCGTCGCCGGGAAGGCGGACGACGTCGAGCACCAGGCCGACACGGTCCGTCAGGCGATGGAACGGTTCGGCAGCGTCGACCTACTGGTCAACAACACCGGCATCAACCCGACCTACGGCCCGGCCGTCGAGATGGACCTGAACGCGGCGCGCAAGATCGTCGAGGTCAACTGCATCGCCGCGCTGTCGTGGGTGCAGCACGTGCACCGGGCCTGGATGGGGGAGCACGGCGGAGCGATCGTCAACGTCTCCTCGCTCTCCTCGGTGCGCACGGCCCCGGGGATCGGCTTCTACGGGGCGACCAAGGCGATGCTGAACTCGCTCACCGACCTGCTCGCGGTCGAGCTCGGCCCCGACATCCGGGTCAACGGGGTCGCCCCGGCCGTGGTGAAGACGAAGTTCGCGGCCAAGCTGTACGAGGGCCGCGAGGACGAGGCCGCCCGCGCCTACCCGCTCAAGCGGCTCGGCGAGCCCGAGGACATCGGCAGCGTCGTCGCCTTCCTGCTCTCCGACGACGCCGCCTGGCTGACCGGCCAGACCGTGGTCGTCGACGGCGGCGTCAGCCTCACCGCCGGCGGCGAGTAA
- a CDS encoding PIN domain-containing protein: MARYVVDARTLVHIVSTGVEIHPDHRLVAPNPVRSQALALLYEQVRLGRLTAAEALRQHERLTELKTRLLGDRVSRRTAWQIATEQGWDTLGDAEYLAVTRLQADALVTVDEALARRAEGIVPVLPVEALHTEAPAEPRR; this comes from the coding sequence ATGGCTCGCTACGTCGTGGACGCCCGGACGCTGGTGCACATCGTTTCGACGGGAGTGGAGATCCACCCCGACCACCGGCTCGTGGCGCCCAATCCGGTCCGGTCCCAGGCTCTCGCCCTGCTCTACGAGCAGGTGCGCCTGGGCCGCCTCACCGCCGCCGAGGCCTTGCGGCAGCACGAGCGGCTCACGGAGCTGAAGACCCGGCTGCTGGGCGACCGCGTCTCGCGCCGCACGGCCTGGCAGATCGCCACCGAACAGGGGTGGGACACCCTCGGTGACGCCGAGTACCTCGCCGTCACGCGCCTGCAGGCCGATGCCCTGGTCACCGTCGACGAGGCCCTGGCCCGCAGGGCGGAGGGCATCGTGCCGGTCCTGCCGGTCGAGGCGCTGCACACCGAGGCACCGGCCGAACCGCGGCGGTGA
- a CDS encoding GNAT family N-acetyltransferase: MTRQSLTVPATSTAPALALRPWRDSDVSAVVAAHRDEAIRRWLMRPLTDEDAARAWVTELDARWADGTMLSWAVEEQGRVVGHVAVKAAEPPVTLATGVGYWTVADARGRGIASRCVEAATQWLFGGQEIMAADEVELLHTVGNEGSCRVARKCGYVLDSVLPPMPPTFPSEGHRHLRRR, translated from the coding sequence ATGACCCGCCAGAGCCTGACCGTGCCCGCCACCTCGACCGCCCCGGCGCTTGCGCTCCGTCCCTGGCGGGACTCGGACGTTTCCGCCGTCGTCGCCGCCCATCGGGACGAGGCGATACGCCGCTGGCTGATGCGCCCGCTCACCGACGAGGACGCGGCCCGCGCGTGGGTGACCGAACTGGACGCACGCTGGGCGGACGGCACCATGCTGAGCTGGGCCGTCGAGGAGCAGGGCAGGGTCGTCGGGCACGTGGCCGTGAAGGCGGCCGAACCGCCGGTGACGCTCGCGACCGGTGTGGGCTACTGGACGGTGGCCGACGCCCGCGGCCGGGGCATCGCCTCGCGCTGCGTCGAGGCGGCCACGCAGTGGCTGTTCGGCGGTCAGGAGATCATGGCCGCCGACGAGGTCGAACTGCTGCACACCGTCGGCAACGAGGGCTCCTGCCGCGTCGCCCGGAAGTGCGGCTACGTCCTGGACTCGGTGCTCCCGCCGATGCCGCCGACCTTCCCCTCCGAGGGGCACCGGCACCTGCGCAGGCGGTAG
- a CDS encoding TetR family transcriptional regulator, whose product MSPETSEIPRADATRARLLEAALAAFAEKGFRGTTTRDIAAAAGMSPAALYVHHKSKEELLYLISKAGHEATLQLVRDAIGSPADAPDSALRRVIHDFAVSHARGRTSARIVNYELTSLTEEHLAEILQIRHSIDAEVRGLVERGVAAGVFDTPDPSMATVALLSLGIDIARWYHDDGRWSPEDIADQYAEMALRIVGARQG is encoded by the coding sequence GTGAGCCCCGAGACGTCCGAGATCCCCCGCGCCGACGCGACGCGCGCCCGCCTGCTGGAGGCCGCCCTCGCCGCCTTCGCGGAGAAGGGCTTCCGCGGCACCACCACCCGCGACATCGCCGCCGCGGCGGGCATGAGCCCGGCAGCCCTCTACGTGCACCACAAGTCGAAGGAGGAACTGCTCTACCTGATCTCCAAGGCGGGCCACGAGGCGACCCTGCAGCTGGTGCGGGACGCGATCGGCTCACCCGCGGACGCACCCGACTCCGCGCTGCGCCGGGTGATCCACGACTTCGCCGTCAGCCACGCCCGCGGCCGCACCAGCGCCAGGATCGTGAACTACGAGCTCACCTCGCTCACCGAGGAGCACCTGGCCGAGATCCTGCAGATCCGCCACAGCATCGACGCCGAGGTCCGCGGGCTGGTCGAGCGCGGCGTCGCGGCCGGCGTCTTCGACACGCCCGACCCCAGCATGGCCACCGTCGCACTGCTCTCGCTGGGCATCGACATCGCCCGCTGGTACCACGACGACGGCCGCTGGAGCCCGGAGGACATCGCCGACCAGTACGCCGAGATGGCCCTCCGGATCGTCGGCGCCCGTCAGGGCTGA
- a CDS encoding PP2C family protein-serine/threonine phosphatase — translation MREQQGRPSLWPSWHRRHALALIPLGFIIAVTIFDVATTDGVHYGVLLILAPMIAALIGGPWLTAGIGLLAVCAQAYIAARLDVLDVQREEAVQIIATTTLSTLVVLLSEIRERRMRQMEQIRSVSEAAQRALMRPLPHRLGSLEVASFYLAAADHAEIGGDLYTATSVRDATRMIIGDVRGKGLQAVGESALLIGAFREAADSHDNLGELAEAADSHDNLGELAAALDLSVSRYLADFVDDYAHAAEHFITALLLHIPMDTPAVQITNCGHPPPLLLHNGAIQILDSANPVPPLGMHLLAITDYTADTVAFEAGDTLLLYTDGVIEARNRGGEFYPLEQRVSQWAGKPPEALLKTLQRDLLEYCDGRLGDDAAAIAIRRPTIGNEDRQHPQSSQRATRGRLPLVG, via the coding sequence ATGAGAGAGCAGCAGGGCAGGCCGAGCCTGTGGCCGTCGTGGCATAGACGTCATGCCCTGGCCTTGATCCCCCTGGGCTTCATCATCGCGGTCACGATCTTCGACGTCGCCACCACGGACGGCGTCCACTACGGAGTGTTGCTCATCCTGGCGCCCATGATCGCGGCGCTGATCGGCGGCCCCTGGCTCACAGCCGGCATCGGACTCCTGGCAGTGTGCGCACAGGCCTACATCGCGGCCCGTCTGGACGTGCTGGACGTGCAGCGAGAGGAAGCCGTTCAGATCATCGCGACCACTACTCTCTCCACGCTGGTCGTCCTCCTTTCCGAAATCCGCGAACGGCGCATGCGCCAGATGGAACAGATCCGATCCGTATCGGAAGCAGCCCAGCGCGCCCTCATGCGCCCCCTGCCCCACCGCCTCGGATCACTCGAGGTCGCCTCCTTCTACCTGGCCGCCGCAGACCACGCCGAGATCGGCGGCGACCTCTACACCGCCACGAGCGTTCGAGATGCCACCCGCATGATCATCGGGGACGTACGGGGCAAGGGTCTGCAAGCTGTCGGCGAGTCAGCGCTGCTGATCGGAGCGTTCCGCGAGGCCGCCGACAGCCACGACAACCTCGGCGAGCTCGCCGAGGCCGCCGACAGCCACGACAACCTCGGCGAGCTCGCCGCCGCGCTCGACCTCAGCGTCAGCCGGTACCTGGCCGACTTCGTCGACGACTACGCCCACGCCGCAGAACACTTCATCACCGCCCTGCTGCTCCACATCCCCATGGACACTCCAGCCGTGCAGATCACCAACTGCGGGCACCCACCGCCCCTGCTCCTCCACAACGGGGCCATCCAGATCCTGGACAGCGCCAACCCCGTCCCCCCACTGGGCATGCACCTACTGGCGATCACCGACTACACGGCCGACACGGTCGCCTTCGAAGCTGGCGACACCCTCCTGCTGTACACCGATGGGGTCATCGAAGCCCGAAATCGAGGCGGAGAGTTCTACCCCCTCGAACAACGAGTTAGCCAGTGGGCAGGCAAGCCACCCGAGGCCCTGCTAAAGACCCTCCAGCGGGACCTCCTCGAGTACTGCGACGGGCGACTCGGCGACGACGCGGCCGCGATCGCCATCAGGCGGCCCACAATCGGAAACGAGGACAGACAGCACCCGCAATCCAGCCAACGAGCGACTCGCGGGAGGCTCCCGCTGGTCGGCTGA
- a CDS encoding MaoC family dehydratase, whose translation MTTPAPRPDGVKVFHGIAELEQAVGTHLGYSGWHTVTQQQIDTFAEATGDHQWIHVDPVRAAGGPFGTTIAHGYLTLSLVPMLVWEIYTVEGITMGVNYGSNKVRFPAPVPVGSKLRAGVELVSVTPGSGGYQVVARVTVEREGGDRPVCVADAVSVLVP comes from the coding sequence ATGACCACCCCCGCCCCCCGCCCCGACGGCGTGAAGGTCTTCCACGGCATCGCCGAACTGGAGCAGGCCGTCGGCACCCACCTGGGGTACTCCGGCTGGCACACCGTCACCCAGCAGCAGATCGACACCTTCGCCGAGGCCACCGGCGACCACCAGTGGATCCACGTCGACCCGGTCCGCGCGGCCGGGGGGCCCTTCGGCACCACCATCGCCCACGGATACCTGACGCTGAGCCTGGTGCCCATGCTGGTCTGGGAGATCTACACGGTCGAGGGCATCACCATGGGCGTCAACTACGGCTCGAACAAGGTCCGCTTCCCGGCCCCGGTGCCGGTCGGCTCGAAGCTCAGGGCCGGGGTCGAGCTCGTCTCGGTCACCCCCGGCAGCGGCGGCTACCAGGTCGTCGCCAGGGTCACCGTCGAGCGCGAGGGCGGCGACCGGCCGGTCTGCGTGGCCGACGCCGTCAGCGTGCTGGTGCCGTGA
- a CDS encoding acyl-CoA dehydrogenase family protein, whose translation MTIDEQSLRRRVEEFLAAHDPATTERLTFLRARYDAGLAWVHYPEGHGGLGLPQAWQPAVDAAFEAAGAPDNGRKTNGIGLGMAAPTILRFGTDEQKQRLLRPLWTGEEIWCQLFSEPGAGSDLAALGTRAVRDEASGDWIVNGQKVWTSGAHNARFAILVARTDPDLPKHQGITYFLADMTDPGVDVRPLRQITGEAEFNEVFLTDVRVPDSMRLGGVGQGWAVANATLSNERVAIGGGAARESGMIGVVARTWRERPELRTPELHDRLLRLWVEAEVSRLSGQRVRQKLAHGQPGAEGAALKVTFARIAQQLSGLELELLGEDGLRYSDWTMVRPDHVDFTGRDAGYRYLRAKGNSIEGGTSEILRNIMAERVLGLPSEPRVDKDVPWKDLAK comes from the coding sequence ATGACCATCGACGAACAGAGCCTGCGGCGGCGGGTCGAGGAGTTCCTCGCCGCGCACGACCCCGCGACCACCGAACGGCTCACGTTCCTCCGCGCCCGCTACGACGCCGGCCTGGCGTGGGTGCACTACCCGGAGGGCCACGGCGGCCTCGGCCTGCCGCAGGCCTGGCAGCCGGCGGTCGACGCGGCGTTCGAGGCCGCGGGAGCGCCGGACAACGGCAGGAAGACGAACGGCATCGGCCTGGGCATGGCCGCCCCGACGATCCTCCGCTTCGGCACCGACGAGCAGAAGCAGCGCCTGCTGCGGCCGTTGTGGACCGGCGAGGAGATCTGGTGCCAGCTGTTCTCCGAGCCGGGCGCCGGCTCCGACCTCGCCGCGCTCGGCACCCGCGCCGTGCGGGACGAGGCGAGCGGCGACTGGATCGTCAACGGCCAGAAGGTGTGGACCTCCGGCGCCCACAACGCCCGCTTCGCGATCCTGGTCGCGCGCACCGACCCGGACCTGCCCAAGCACCAGGGCATCACCTACTTCCTCGCCGACATGACCGACCCCGGCGTCGACGTCAGGCCGCTGCGCCAGATCACCGGCGAGGCCGAGTTCAACGAGGTCTTCCTCACCGACGTGCGCGTCCCCGACAGCATGCGGCTCGGCGGGGTCGGCCAGGGCTGGGCCGTCGCCAACGCCACCCTCAGCAACGAGCGCGTCGCCATCGGCGGCGGCGCGGCCCGCGAGAGCGGCATGATCGGCGTCGTCGCCCGGACCTGGCGCGAGCGTCCCGAGCTGCGCACCCCCGAGCTCCACGACCGGCTGCTGCGGCTGTGGGTGGAGGCCGAGGTCTCCCGGCTCTCCGGCCAGCGGGTCCGCCAGAAGCTGGCCCACGGTCAGCCGGGGGCGGAGGGTGCCGCGTTGAAGGTCACCTTCGCGCGGATCGCCCAGCAGCTGTCCGGCCTGGAGCTGGAACTGCTCGGCGAGGACGGCCTGCGGTACTCCGACTGGACCATGGTCCGGCCCGACCACGTCGACTTCACCGGCCGTGACGCGGGCTACCGCTACCTGCGCGCCAAGGGCAACTCCATCGAGGGCGGCACCTCGGAGATCCTGCGCAACATCATGGCCGAGCGCGTGCTCGGCCTCCCCTCCGAGCCCCGCGTCGACAAGGACGTGCCCTGGAAGGACCTGGCCAAGTGA
- a CDS encoding hemerythrin domain-containing protein, protein MSHDALVLLKRDHQEIRRLFRDYGRATGEEERREVVQRIARVLLVHSFVEEELIYPGIRASVPSLAPELLLASEQHRLAAVLVEQLTSSAATDERFDPKARLLIDLVGRQIEREEEGWMPAARQALGRKALQDLGADIATARDQAPQPGPGSRIEQVTSELLGHLPGVPG, encoded by the coding sequence GTGTCCCACGACGCTCTCGTCCTGCTCAAACGGGACCACCAAGAGATCCGCCGCCTATTCCGTGACTACGGGCGGGCCACCGGCGAGGAGGAGCGCCGCGAGGTCGTGCAGCGGATCGCGCGCGTGCTGCTGGTCCACTCGTTCGTCGAGGAGGAGCTGATCTACCCCGGCATCCGGGCGAGCGTCCCGAGCCTCGCCCCGGAGCTGCTCCTCGCCTCCGAGCAGCACCGGCTCGCCGCCGTCCTGGTCGAACAGCTGACGTCGTCGGCCGCGACCGACGAGAGGTTCGACCCGAAGGCGCGGCTGCTGATCGACCTGGTCGGCCGTCAGATCGAGCGGGAGGAAGAGGGCTGGATGCCCGCCGCTCGGCAGGCACTGGGCCGCAAGGCGCTCCAGGACCTGGGCGCGGACATCGCCACCGCGCGCGACCAGGCCCCGCAGCCGGGGCCGGGGAGCCGCATCGAACAGGTCACCAGCGAGCTGCTCGGGCATCTGCCCGGCGTGCCGGGCTAG